TCATTAACCTGGTATCAGCTAAACCTAATGGGAACAAAACAAATAAATAATTATAGGGTAAAGTCCCTGGTGCAACAAACGGCCAATTCCATTAAAAAAGATATAGATAAAGGCGTTTACCGAAAAAATGAACAACTGTTATCCATAAACATTTATAGCAAACAATATGGGGTATCAAGGGATACTATTGAAAAAGCCTATATCCTTCTAAAACAGGAGGGATATATCCATTCAGTTTCGGGAAAAGGGTATTTTGTAATTGGTAAGCCCGATGTAAGGATGAAGGTTTTATTGTTGTTCAACAAACTGAGCTCTTATAAAAAAAACGTGTATGATGCTATAGTGCAAACCCTGGGCGACAAAGGCAGGGTCGATCTTCATATTCACCACTACAATCCTGCTTTGCTTGAAGAGAGTATAGAAGCTAATTTGGGTAATTACCATTACTACCTGGTGATGCCGCACTTTTTTGACAATGCTAACGAGCTGGAATACTTAAATATTTTAAAAAGAATCCCGGCCGGCCAACTGATATTGGTAGATAGGTACCTCCCCCAATTAAACAATGTTTCTGCAGTATTCCAGGACTTCAGAAACGATATTTATGGTGCGTTAAATGAAGTTACCTATCATTTAGCAAAATATGAACGAGTAGCAGTTATTTTCCCGTTTGACCGCCACCATCCGCCTGAAATAAAAGATGGTATCGCCCAGTTTTGTGAAGAGAACCAAAAGAAATTTGAAGTTGTTTCGTCAGTTAAACTGGATGAGCTAAAAAAAGGCACTGTATATATTGTACTTGCCGAGGATGATTTAGCCGACCTGATTAAAGCTGTCAGGATCACCGGCAACAAATTAGGGAAAGATATAGGCATTATATCCTTCAACGAAACTGTATTTAAAGAACTGCTGGATATCACCGTAATATCTACCGACTTTGAAGAAATGGGCCGGAAAACTGCAGAGCTCATGCTCCAAAATAAAGCAGCTGTTATCAAAAATGAATTTAAGATCATTATCCGGAAATCATTATAATACTTGTCGTGGTACAGGCTTATAATGATGATCTTAAGGTTAAATAAAATGGCACCTCATACCTGCCTGTATACCCGTTTTTTATAATGTCGGCAGTCATTTCTCCCATTTTTTCAAAATCTGTTGATATGGTGGTTAAGCCGTTTAGTATAATTTTTTTTAGCGGGGTTTCGTTATACGATATCACACCAACATCTTTACCTATCTGCAATTTTGTCGATAGCATCCGTTCAATCAAAACAACCAGGTCATTTTCCATCAGGTTTATAAAAACCTCGCCTTCGTTTATAGGCTCTCCATGTATATCATGAACAACTTTATAGGTAAAGGCGTACTGGATACAGAAGGTAAAGAAACCTTTTAATATCTCACCCGGAAAATAGGTGTATTCGGGAAATATGATCTTTAACGTATGGTACTTGCTTAGCTGCGGCAGTGCCTGCTCCAGGGCATGAAAAATATCTTTTTCAAAATTTTCGTATACAGCGGCGAAGTCGCCTTTTACACCTGGCACAAGTTTGTCGAGTATTATCAGCTTGTCTTTTGGCAAGGTATTGATGATATCATGTACATTTTCGCCGCCATCCATAAAGTGCGGTAAAATTACGTAGTGCGTGTAATCATTACTATTGTTTTGGATTAGCTTTTTAAAAAACTCAAAATCGTTATTGTATATATAAAAGTCGATAGCTGCCTCATGACCAAGGCCATCAACAATGGCATCATATACCAGCTTTTTATGGGTGCTTAACTTATTGAATATTAAAAACACTTTAAATTGCTGGCCGGCCTCGGTGTTTTTTATATAATATCCCTTACCCGGTACGGAGCCAAGCAAGCCAATTGATTTTAAGTGTTTATAGGCTTTTTCGGCAGTATCCCGCGATATTTCAAAATTGAGGTTCAGCTCGTTAATGGAGGGTAGTGTTTCATTAATAACCAGTTTGCCCTCGCGTACACTTTTAATAATGCAATTGGCTAATTGTATGTATTTGGGTGTGGATGAATAATAGTCAATAAATATGTATTCCAGTAAACGCGAAGACTTCATATCTCATTATTAAATCCTGTACCTGGTTATAAATTTAAAAGCGGCTTTACCCGGGTCAAAGTTAAAATATTCTGTCAAGATAATCAGGATGCCACAGGATTGCTAACTGAGAAAAGAAATGTTATTTTGGCAAAACATACAGAGTCGTTTAAATATATATGCGATTTTTGGACGAATCAAATATCAGTACCCATTTGCCGTATTTAACCTTTTAATATTTACCTATGGATCGCGTAGCATTTAAGATGAAGCTTTTTCCGGGCTTTGAACAGGAGTACAAAAAACGGCATGATGAAATATGGCCCGAGTTATCGGCGCTGTTAAAAGATACGGGAATAAGCGATTATGTTATCTTCCTGGATGAGGAAACCAACAGCCTGATTGGCGTTTTAAAAGTAGCCGACAAGAAATTACTGGATAATTTACCAGCAGAAGCCGTTATGCAAAAATGGTGGGCTTATATGGGCGATATTATGGAAAGCAATCCCGATAATTCACCGGTAAGTACCCCCCTAAAAGAGGTTTTTTATTTGCCATAATTATTTTAATAAAGAACCATAGGGCTGGTGATTGTACCATTAAGGCTGTAAACTGCTCTGTGAAAGTAGGGTAGCTTTTTTAACCAGCCTGTTGCCCGGGCATTCTATAATTTTGATTTTAACCTGCTTAACCCTTCTTGTGTAATATTCAAATAGTTAGCCACCAGTCTGTTGGGTAACCGTTTTATTATTTCGGGGTTTTCTTTGAGCAATAATAAATAACGTTCGGTAGCATCGTTAGTAATAAAACTCATTAACCTGTTGGTGTTAATTACATAAGCGTATTCCAGCTGATGTCGATAAAATTTTTCCCATATAGGCAAAGTTTCTACCAGGTGGTAAAAATCCTTTCTATCCATATATAGCAATTCGGAGTCCATTACTGCTTCAATGTATTCCTTTGATCTATTTTGGGTGATAAAAGACACCATTGACGATGATGCATCATTTTCAAATATGATTCTTCGGGTAACTTCTGTACCAACGTCTTTAATAAAATAGATTCGCAGACAGCCTTTTACAACAAAATACATCCTGTTTGACAAATCTCCTTCATGCAATAAAATTTCTTTCTTTTTAACCGTACGGGGCTTAAAATGCGAAAGAATAAATTGCAAATCTTCATCACTAATTTTAACTTTTTTCTGGATGTACCTGGCTAAGGTTTCTTTCATAAACATTCAATCGAATTTATTACTTATTAAAATTATGCATTTTGTTTCAAGAACTTCGGATAGATCAATAATGCCGCAAACGATGCTATAAATGCGTTTATTAAAAACACTACATGAAAGCCATAGGTTATTGCCTGCGGCGAGCTGCCAATTTTTGAAGTGCCGGACACTCCCGACAACACCGCGAAGATAACGCCCATTACTGTTGTTCCGGTTATTTGCCCTAAAATCCGCGACAGCGATAAAAAGCCACTTAGTAGCCCGCGTTGGTCTGCTGGTGCTATTTCCATTACAACCGTGTTGTTAGGGGTTTTAAAAAAATTCAATCCCATCGCAATAATTCCTATCCGCCAAAGATAACCTACAATATTATCGGCCGGGGTAATTGTGCTCATGCAAAAGCATCCAATGGCTATGGTAATTACTGCGCAAAACATCACATTTTTTGCACCATACCTGTCGGCAATTTTGCCTGCGTAAATACTAAGTGCAACAGTTAATAAAGGGCCGAATGACATAATTAGCCCAACCTGTACCAGGCTGTAATTAGCTGCTTTTAAAAGATAAAACGGTGGCAATATTACTGTTGTAATAATTACGGTATAAACAAGCACTGTAGTAAACAGGTTTTTGCTAATAAGCCTGTTTTTAAAAATGGCGACGTTTATTAAAGGATGCGCTATTCTTTTCTCAAACCGAATAAATACAACTAAGCCAATAATAGTAACTGCCAATAACGTTAAAACAATAAGATTGCCAAAACCGCTTTTTTCAATCATGGTCATGCCAAAACAGTAGGATGATAAGGTTGCTGCCAATAAAATTATTCCAACCTTATCAATAGGAATACGTTTTTTAATAGTAGGGCTGTTTATGTATTTATAGCCCAATCCATAAGCCACAATTCCAAAAGGTATGTTTACCAAAAACATAGATTGCCACCCGAAAGTTGAAAGCAATATGCCGCCAATTGTTGGTCCGCCTGCAATACCCAGGGCTGTTATGGTTGATAAAACCCCCATTGTTTTGCCCAACATTTTTTTAGGTGTGAGTTCCGTTGCTATGGCCATACTCAAAGCCAATATTAAGGCGGCCCCCAAACCTTGTAACCCTCGGAATAAGATAAATAATGCTGCACTATTAGATATACCGCAGAGCAAAGATGCTCCGGTAAATATAACAATACCCGCCAGGTATAATTTCTTTTTACCTATAATGTCGCCAAGCCGTCCTGCGGCTGTAATTAGAGCGGTAAGTACAAGCAGGTAAGCCAGCACAAACCATTGTGCCGAAGCGAAAGTGGTTTTTAGGCTTTTAATCATTGTCGGTAATCCTACGCTCACAATACTTGTGTCGAGGTTCATCATAAACAGGCTTATAGAAATACTGGCAATAGCAATTTTTAGTTCGGAAAAATTGCCGGTATAATTTTCTGCAACGTCAGTTCCGGGTAAATACGCTAATGTTTCTGTTTTCATGCCCCAAAATTGGGCAACAGAAAATGAATAAGCATTGATGTGTGTTAAAAAATGAAAGGGTTATCCAATCGGTACATAAAGCATTTGAATCATTCTTAATGAGTTTGAACAGGCAATGAATTTGTTACACAAACAGTATCTTCATTCAGGACAGTGCAGGACGCTGTTTGTGTATCCATGGTATAACTTTATCTATTATAAACCATGACCCAATTTTGGGCAACCAGATAACCAGGTAAATTAATATTCATCATGATAAAGTCGACTCGCAAGATCTTATTGCCCTGCTTTTGTTTTTTGCTGTGGTTTACCTTACCTGCAACACTTTTGGCACAGGCAGCTAAAACCAGTTTTAAATTTGATTTTGGCAGCGGCAAGGCAGCCGATGGCTATCAAAAGATAGGCTCGGATGTTCAATTTGATGACAATAAAGGTTATGGGTTTGATTTTGACTCAAAAGTAACAGCAGTGGTCCGCAATCCCCGGAAATTGCTTACAGGTGATTACGTAACCAGCGATAAGCCCTTTTATTTTTCGGTAAATGTACCCGAAGGCAATTATAAAGTAACACTGCTATTGGGCGACATCAAGGGTAACAGCAATATAACCGTACGTGCAGAATCGCGCAGGCTGATGCTGGAGAAAGTTAAAACCAGTAAAGGCAACATAAAACGGGTAAGCTTCATAGTAAATATACGTAAACCGGATATCGGCACAGGCGGTAAGGTATCCCTTAAACCCCGCGAATTTGGAAAATATGACTGGGATGATAAGCTCAGCCTTGAATTTAATGATACCCTGCCATGTATTGATGCGCTTGAAATAGAAAAGGTGGATGACCAGGTAACTGTTTACCTGGCTGGAAACTCCACCGTGGTTGACCAGGATGATGAGCCCTGGTGCTCTTGGGGGCAAATGATCACCAGGTTTTTTAAACCTGGGGTAGCCATTGCCGATCATGCCGAATCGGGACTTACCCTGGGCAGCTTTTTAAACAGCCACCGTTTGGATAAAATATTGAGTATCATTAAGCCCGGGGATTATCTTTTTATCGAGTTTGGGCATAATGATCAGAAAGAAAAAGGTCCCGAAGATGGCGCCTATAAATCATATACAGACCGCCTTAAGCTGTTCATCAGTAAAATACGCGATAAAAATGCCATCCCGGTTATTGTAACTTCTACCAGTCGCCGCGCTTTTAATGATAGCAGTAAAGTTGTGAATACGCTGGGCGATTATCCGGATGCTGCAAGGAAAGTTGCCAAAGCGCAAAATGTACCGCTGATAGATCTTAATGTCATGACGGCTAAACTTTATGAGGCGTTGGGCAATGAAGGTTCTAAAAAGGCTTTTGTGTGGTATCCGGCCAACTCGTTCCTCAACCAGCCTAAAGACCTGGCAGATAATACCCACTTTAACAGCTATGGAGCTTATGAAATTGCCAAATGTGTTATCGAGGGGATCAAGGGCAATCACCTGGGTATTGAGAAGTATATTATTGACGCACCGCCTTATGATCCATCACATCCTGACCCTGCCGATACTTTCAACCTGCCAGCCAGCCCCAAAAACAGCACCATAAAACCCGACGGAAACTAATTAAAATCTTAATAATGATGATAAGCAAAAAACTGGCTTTGATGACTTTTGCCCTTTTACAGGTAAGCTTTTTTACCCTAAAAGCCCAGGATTTAATAGAAACAGGGGGCGTAAAACCCATGCCGGCCCAATGGATTGATAAAGAAACCGGGCATAAGGTTGTTCGGCTGGTAAACCGCGAAAATGATAACGGGAGTTTTTATTTTAACAATAATCCCTTTGTTCTCCAGGAAAAGAACGAAGGTGATTTGATGGTGTTTTACGGCAAAACGGATAAGGGTCAGCAACTGTTTACCGTCAACCTGAAAACGTTAAAGACCGACCAGTTAACCAGCCGCGAAAAGGTATCAGGAGAGATGGTTTGCGCTAAAACCCGGGAGGCATTTTATCAAAGCGGCGACAGTATATTTGCCGTAAATGTAAATACCCATAAAACCAGGTTTATTTATGCTTTTGCCCCCGACTTTAAAGGCCGGGTAGGTACCGTAAATGCCGATGGATCTTTTATGGCCTGTGTTAAAGCCACCGGTGAGCAGGAGCGTGAGATACTGGCCAAATATCCCGAAAAACACGATTTTTTTAACCGGATATATGATGCGCATATTCAACATACCCTATATGTGCTTGATGTTAGGCACAAATTATTAAAACAAATACACCAGGAGAACGAATGGACTAATCACCTGCTTTTCTCGCCCACAGATCCCGATAATTTGTCGTACTGTCATGAAGGGCCATGGGAGAAGGTAGACAGGATTTGGAACATCAATATAAAAACCGGCGAAAATAAACTATTGCATAAGCGTACCATGGTAAATGAAATTGCAGGGCATGAGTTTTTTTCGCCGCTTGGCAATACCGAGTGGTTTGATCTGCAAAAACCTAAAGGACAAACATTTTTCCTGGCAGGCATCAACATGAAAACGGGTAAGGAAGACCGCGTTTACCAGATGGACCGCAACGAATGGTCAATCCATTTCAACGTTACCAGGGATGAGCAAACATTTGCAGGTGATGGCGGTAATGCCGGGCAGGTAGCCAAAGCGCCCGATGGCATGTGGATATACCTTTTTAAACCCAATGGAGATCGTTTTAAATCGGAGAAACTGGTTAATATGAAAAATCACAACTATCACCTTGAACCTAATGTGCATTTTTCGCCCGATGAAAAATGGGTTATCTTCAGGGCCAATTTTGAAGGTCATGAGGGCGTTTATGCGGTTGAAATTGCCAAACACAAATAAAGAAATCTACATGTCGGTATTCAACAAAAACTTCAAAATAGCCGCTGTTTTAGTGCTTTTAATAAGTGCCGAGGAGGCAACAGCCCAGGTAACATGGCCTGTTATTACCAGGCAAACCAAACCCTGGGCCCGCTGGTGGTGGCAAGGCAGCGCTGTAAATAAAAAGGACCTGGCCTGGAATATGCAAAGCTACCATGACGCCGGTTTAGGCGGAATGGAAATAACACCCATTTACGGCGTTAAAGGACACGAGAGTGAGTTTATACCGTATTTGTCGCCCCAATGGGTTGATATGCTGAAATATACACTGCAGGAGGCTAAACGTTTGGATATGGGTATTGACCTGGCCAACGCCACAGGCTGGCCCTTTGGAG
The genomic region above belongs to Mucilaginibacter sp. KACC 22773 and contains:
- a CDS encoding GntR family transcriptional regulator, producing MGTKQINNYRVKSLVQQTANSIKKDIDKGVYRKNEQLLSINIYSKQYGVSRDTIEKAYILLKQEGYIHSVSGKGYFVIGKPDVRMKVLLLFNKLSSYKKNVYDAIVQTLGDKGRVDLHIHHYNPALLEESIEANLGNYHYYLVMPHFFDNANELEYLNILKRIPAGQLILVDRYLPQLNNVSAVFQDFRNDIYGALNEVTYHLAKYERVAVIFPFDRHHPPEIKDGIAQFCEENQKKFEVVSSVKLDELKKGTVYIVLAEDDLADLIKAVRITGNKLGKDIGIISFNETVFKELLDITVISTDFEEMGRKTAELMLQNKAAVIKNEFKIIIRKSL
- a CDS encoding GntR family transcriptional regulator; this encodes MKSSRLLEYIFIDYYSSTPKYIQLANCIIKSVREGKLVINETLPSINELNLNFEISRDTAEKAYKHLKSIGLLGSVPGKGYYIKNTEAGQQFKVFLIFNKLSTHKKLVYDAIVDGLGHEAAIDFYIYNNDFEFFKKLIQNNSNDYTHYVILPHFMDGGENVHDIINTLPKDKLIILDKLVPGVKGDFAAVYENFEKDIFHALEQALPQLSKYHTLKIIFPEYTYFPGEILKGFFTFCIQYAFTYKVVHDIHGEPINEGEVFINLMENDLVVLIERMLSTKLQIGKDVGVISYNETPLKKIILNGLTTISTDFEKMGEMTADIIKNGYTGRYEVPFYLTLRSSL
- the rhaM gene encoding L-rhamnose mutarotase, with the translated sequence MDRVAFKMKLFPGFEQEYKKRHDEIWPELSALLKDTGISDYVIFLDEETNSLIGVLKVADKKLLDNLPAEAVMQKWWAYMGDIMESNPDNSPVSTPLKEVFYLP
- a CDS encoding Crp/Fnr family transcriptional regulator, with translation MKETLARYIQKKVKISDEDLQFILSHFKPRTVKKKEILLHEGDLSNRMYFVVKGCLRIYFIKDVGTEVTRRIIFENDASSSMVSFITQNRSKEYIEAVMDSELLYMDRKDFYHLVETLPIWEKFYRHQLEYAYVINTNRLMSFITNDATERYLLLLKENPEIIKRLPNRLVANYLNITQEGLSRLKSKL
- a CDS encoding MFS transporter, with the translated sequence MKTETLAYLPGTDVAENYTGNFSELKIAIASISISLFMMNLDTSIVSVGLPTMIKSLKTTFASAQWFVLAYLLVLTALITAAGRLGDIIGKKKLYLAGIVIFTGASLLCGISNSAALFILFRGLQGLGAALILALSMAIATELTPKKMLGKTMGVLSTITALGIAGGPTIGGILLSTFGWQSMFLVNIPFGIVAYGLGYKYINSPTIKKRIPIDKVGIILLAATLSSYCFGMTMIEKSGFGNLIVLTLLAVTIIGLVVFIRFEKRIAHPLINVAIFKNRLISKNLFTTVLVYTVIITTVILPPFYLLKAANYSLVQVGLIMSFGPLLTVALSIYAGKIADRYGAKNVMFCAVITIAIGCFCMSTITPADNIVGYLWRIGIIAMGLNFFKTPNNTVVMEIAPADQRGLLSGFLSLSRILGQITGTTVMGVIFAVLSGVSGTSKIGSSPQAITYGFHVVFLINAFIASFAALLIYPKFLKQNA
- a CDS encoding rhamnogalacturonan acetylesterase, whose amino-acid sequence is MIKSTRKILLPCFCFLLWFTLPATLLAQAAKTSFKFDFGSGKAADGYQKIGSDVQFDDNKGYGFDFDSKVTAVVRNPRKLLTGDYVTSDKPFYFSVNVPEGNYKVTLLLGDIKGNSNITVRAESRRLMLEKVKTSKGNIKRVSFIVNIRKPDIGTGGKVSLKPREFGKYDWDDKLSLEFNDTLPCIDALEIEKVDDQVTVYLAGNSTVVDQDDEPWCSWGQMITRFFKPGVAIADHAESGLTLGSFLNSHRLDKILSIIKPGDYLFIEFGHNDQKEKGPEDGAYKSYTDRLKLFISKIRDKNAIPVIVTSTSRRAFNDSSKVVNTLGDYPDAARKVAKAQNVPLIDLNVMTAKLYEALGNEGSKKAFVWYPANSFLNQPKDLADNTHFNSYGAYEIAKCVIEGIKGNHLGIEKYIIDAPPYDPSHPDPADTFNLPASPKNSTIKPDGN
- a CDS encoding oligogalacturonate lyase family protein, with amino-acid sequence MMISKKLALMTFALLQVSFFTLKAQDLIETGGVKPMPAQWIDKETGHKVVRLVNRENDNGSFYFNNNPFVLQEKNEGDLMVFYGKTDKGQQLFTVNLKTLKTDQLTSREKVSGEMVCAKTREAFYQSGDSIFAVNVNTHKTRFIYAFAPDFKGRVGTVNADGSFMACVKATGEQEREILAKYPEKHDFFNRIYDAHIQHTLYVLDVRHKLLKQIHQENEWTNHLLFSPTDPDNLSYCHEGPWEKVDRIWNINIKTGENKLLHKRTMVNEIAGHEFFSPLGNTEWFDLQKPKGQTFFLAGINMKTGKEDRVYQMDRNEWSIHFNVTRDEQTFAGDGGNAGQVAKAPDGMWIYLFKPNGDRFKSEKLVNMKNHNYHLEPNVHFSPDEKWVIFRANFEGHEGVYAVEIAKHK